A window from bacterium encodes these proteins:
- a CDS encoding PD-(D/E)XK nuclease family protein: protein MSKYYNPKRTRGLFDPKSSQPFRLSRSKIDLFLNCPRCFYLDRRLGVAQPPGYPFSLNSAVDKLLKKEFDTHRIQGTAHPLMKSYNIDAVPLDHKLMDEWRNALSGGITYLHPKTNLFITGGVDDVWVNTKGEFIIVDYKATSKDGDVNLDADWQIGYKRQVEIYQWLFRQNNFKVSSTAYFVYCNGNTDAEAFDSKLEFDISILAYEGNDNWLEPVILDLHKCLMSDSLPQSGEDCDYCQYREAAQEQER from the coding sequence ATGTCCAAATACTACAATCCCAAAAGAACTCGCGGGCTTTTTGATCCAAAGTCTAGCCAGCCTTTTCGTTTAAGCCGTTCTAAAATAGATTTATTTTTAAACTGTCCGCGTTGTTTCTATTTGGATAGGCGCTTGGGCGTAGCCCAACCCCCCGGCTATCCCTTTAGTTTAAATAGCGCCGTAGATAAACTTTTAAAAAAGGAATTTGATACACATCGAATTCAAGGCACAGCTCATCCGTTAATGAAAAGCTATAATATAGATGCCGTGCCGTTGGATCATAAATTAATGGATGAGTGGCGTAATGCTTTAAGCGGAGGCATCACATATTTGCACCCCAAAACAAATTTGTTTATAACTGGCGGAGTAGATGATGTTTGGGTAAATACCAAAGGTGAATTTATTATTGTGGATTATAAAGCTACCTCTAAGGACGGCGATGTTAATTTAGATGCAGATTGGCAGATAGGTTATAAAAGACAAGTAGAAATTTATCAGTGGCTTTTTAGGCAGAATAATTTTAAAGTTTCTAGCACCGCTTATTTTGTTTATTGCAATGGCAACACCGATGCCGAAGCTTTTGATTCTAAACTAGAGTTCGATATTTCTATTTTAGCTTACGAAGGCAATGACAATTGGCTAGAGCCTGTTATTTTAGACTTGCATAAGTGTTTGATGTCAGACTCGCTACCGCAGTCGGGAGAGGACTGCGATTACTGCCAGTATAGAGAAGCAGCGCAGGAACAGGAGAGATAG
- a CDS encoding trypsin-like peptidase domain-containing protein — protein MRFLIYILIIVVSATFFVYRQETTNQPEPISPISTPLPLSDPLTISTEATSTPLSPVSPISPILTKPKLQPVLDQKAIDLIQQKINEVSSIPLSPISPVLTPPPPRLSQPVLYDKASSRVVNFFCEYANGVETASGVIISPNGYILTNAHVAEAFVTDKNYECRIRQGSPAKNIGYAKIVMFPSVYVGAPKNWDGHANDVSIWKMTRSAGGEPIANDFPYYSIDTNFLPKKDQILATFSYPGELLGYEVLLKSFNMLFGETIVSEFNADFIVSGMSLSSQSGSSGGILVDIYTNKFAGLIFGVTTTANINERKLFSLSPYAVERVVKTETGLSLADFLNN, from the coding sequence ATGAGATTCTTAATATACATTTTAATAATTGTCGTCTCGGCAACTTTTTTTGTTTACCGCCAAGAAACCACTAACCAGCCTGAACCCATTTCTCCCATTTCAACCCCTTTACCCCTTTCCGACCCTTTGACTATCTCTACAGAAGCAACCTCCACACCCCTTTCACCCGTTAGCCCCATTTCTCCCATTTTGACCAAGCCCAAGCTTCAACCTGTATTAGATCAAAAAGCTATTGATTTGATACAGCAAAAAATAAACGAAGTTTCCTCCATACCCCTTTCTCCCATTAGCCCCGTTTTGACCCCGCCACCACCCAGACTAAGCCAGCCAGTGCTTTACGATAAAGCATCTTCGCGTGTGGTTAATTTTTTCTGCGAATATGCTAACGGCGTCGAAACTGCCTCTGGTGTAATCATTAGCCCTAACGGCTATATTTTAACCAATGCTCACGTAGCCGAAGCTTTTGTTACAGATAAAAACTATGAATGCAGAATTCGCCAAGGTTCGCCCGCTAAAAACATTGGCTACGCTAAAATAGTTATGTTCCCTAGCGTTTATGTTGGCGCTCCCAAAAATTGGGACGGACACGCCAACGATGTTTCTATTTGGAAAATGACACGCTCCGCTGGCGGCGAACCGATAGCAAACGACTTTCCATATTATTCCATAGATACAAATTTCTTACCCAAAAAAGATCAGATACTCGCCACATTTAGCTATCCCGGCGAACTTTTAGGCTACGAGGTTCTGCTTAAAAGCTTTAATATGCTTTTTGGCGAAACAATAGTTAGCGAATTTAATGCCGATTTTATTGTTTCCGGTATGAGCTTGTCTTCGCAATCTGGCTCTTCGGGCGGAATTTTAGTTGATATTTATACCAACAAGTTCGCTGGTTTAATTTTTGGCGTAACCACCACCGCCAACATAAACGAAAGAAAACTCTTTTCCCTATCGCCTTATGCGGTTGAAAGAGTGGTCAAAACCGAAACAGGTTTAAGCTTGGCGGATTTTTTAAATAACTAA